In one Mucilaginibacter sp. PAMB04168 genomic region, the following are encoded:
- a CDS encoding PASTA domain-containing protein: MSKFWTYLKTKDFRNHLIGAAGSVLAVILIAYLSLGYYTRHGSGIPVPKLKGLSIDRATAILDEQGFRYQIDSVYVQDQPPGTVLEQDPDAGTNVKENRTIYLTMVTTQAPAVGLPDLEQSTYREAVAILSNNGLKVGDTTYASDIARDRILEVRFNGQVIHTGQKLPKGSRLSLVLGDGAGANEVDIPDLLNQDLDAARFAIRGAGLSIGTITYEGSITDSTNLVVVSQFPMRTDSTAKTSIGTRVNLTVTQAKTTNEPQQQQQQQQQP, encoded by the coding sequence ATGAGTAAATTCTGGACTTATTTAAAAACCAAAGACTTTAGAAATCACCTTATAGGCGCAGCGGGATCGGTGCTGGCCGTTATACTGATTGCTTATCTTAGCTTAGGGTATTATACCCGTCATGGCTCAGGTATACCGGTGCCTAAACTAAAAGGTTTAAGTATTGATCGCGCTACTGCTATATTAGATGAGCAGGGCTTCCGCTACCAGATAGATTCTGTTTATGTGCAAGACCAGCCGCCGGGTACAGTATTAGAGCAAGATCCGGACGCAGGCACAAATGTTAAAGAAAACCGTACCATATACTTAACAATGGTTACCACCCAGGCCCCAGCAGTTGGTCTGCCCGATCTGGAGCAGAGCACTTACCGTGAGGCTGTGGCCATCTTATCAAACAATGGCTTGAAAGTGGGTGATACCACTTACGCATCTGACATTGCCCGAGACCGTATCTTGGAAGTACGTTTTAATGGCCAGGTTATTCATACCGGTCAAAAATTACCCAAAGGTTCACGCTTAAGCCTGGTGTTGGGAGATGGCGCGGGTGCCAACGAAGTAGATATACCCGATCTGTTGAACCAGGATTTGGATGCGGCCCGTTTTGCCATACGCGGGGCTGGCCTATCAATAGGTACTATTACTTACGAGGGAAGCATAACCGACTCAACCAATTTGGTAGTGGTATCTCAGTTCCCTATGCGTACCGATTCTACAGCTAAAACCAGCATAGGCACACGTGTTAATTTGACTGTTACACAAGCTAAAACAACCAATGAGCCACAGCAGCAGCAGCAGCAACAACAACAGCCCTAA
- a CDS encoding rhodanese-like domain-containing protein: protein MSHSSSSSNNNSPNPDIKAGELLERLQRGEVLHLLDVREPIEYHTHNIGGTNIPLGQLHSQLDELEWNTDDEIIVICKAGVRSRTAQSILQQNGYEHIRNLTGGLLAIQRLKH, encoded by the coding sequence ATGAGCCACAGCAGCAGCAGCAGCAACAACAACAGCCCTAACCCGGATATTAAAGCCGGTGAACTGCTGGAACGCTTGCAACGCGGCGAGGTTTTGCATTTGCTTGATGTAAGGGAACCTATTGAATACCATACGCACAACATTGGGGGTACCAATATTCCTTTAGGGCAACTGCATAGCCAGCTCGATGAACTGGAGTGGAACACGGACGATGAAATTATTGTGATTTGCAAGGCGGGCGTACGCAGCCGAACAGCGCAATCAATTTTGCAACAAAACGGTTATGAGCATATACGCAATCTAACCGGCGGATTGCTGGCCATACAACGACTTAAACATTAA
- the mltG gene encoding endolytic transglycosylase MltG yields MSTEKTSSGGTTKKFFIALLAIIILGLGITGVVYYLRWFGPNVTDKQEYLYIHTEATFDDVYQTIREEGIVKDTATFLWSAHNMHYVGRVKPGKYRLKQGMSNRKLINMLASGTQEPVDLKFRGLRLKPQFAGYVSKQIEPDSIAIISLLDSAKFVEKYGFTTENVYTMFLPNTYQMYWNTTAEKFFERMHAEYTKFWTADRKQKAAELNLTPIQVSILASIVDAEALHDDEMPTIAGLYLNRLKRGIKLEADPTVIYATGDFTIKRVLNKYLNTPSPYNTYRVSGLPPGPIMMPSVNAVKAVLNHKEHNYIYMCAKEDFSGYHNFATNVAEHMANARRFQQALNERGIKR; encoded by the coding sequence ATGTCTACCGAAAAAACGTCATCAGGCGGCACAACTAAAAAATTCTTCATTGCCCTGTTGGCTATTATCATACTGGGGCTAGGCATAACCGGCGTAGTATATTATTTGCGCTGGTTTGGACCCAATGTAACTGATAAGCAGGAATACCTTTATATCCATACCGAAGCCACTTTTGATGATGTTTACCAAACTATACGAGAAGAAGGTATTGTAAAGGATACCGCCACGTTTTTGTGGTCGGCTCACAATATGCACTATGTTGGCCGGGTAAAGCCAGGTAAGTACCGCCTTAAACAAGGCATGAGCAACCGTAAGCTTATTAATATGCTGGCATCTGGTACCCAGGAGCCGGTTGATTTGAAGTTTCGTGGTTTGAGATTAAAGCCGCAGTTTGCGGGTTACGTATCTAAGCAAATAGAGCCCGACTCCATTGCCATTATCAGTTTGCTAGACTCGGCAAAGTTTGTGGAAAAGTATGGTTTTACCACCGAAAACGTTTACACCATGTTTTTGCCCAATACTTACCAGATGTATTGGAACACCACCGCCGAAAAGTTTTTTGAGCGGATGCACGCGGAGTACACTAAATTTTGGACGGCTGATCGCAAGCAAAAAGCAGCTGAACTAAATCTTACCCCCATTCAGGTGTCTATATTGGCATCAATTGTTGATGCGGAGGCTTTACATGACGACGAGATGCCCACAATAGCCGGTTTGTACCTTAACCGTTTAAAACGCGGTATTAAGCTTGAGGCCGATCCTACCGTTATTTACGCTACCGGAGATTTTACTATTAAGCGTGTGTTGAACAAATATTTAAACACGCCATCGCCATATAACACTTACCGCGTTAGCGGTTTGCCCCCAGGTCCCATCATGATGCCCTCGGTAAATGCAGTTAAGGCAGTGTTAAATCACAAAGAGCACAATTATATTTACATGTGTGCCAAAGAAGATTTTTCGGGCTACCACAACTTTGCCACCAATGTGGCAGAACATATGGCCAATGCACGCCGCTTTCAGCAGGCTTTAAATGAACGTGGCATTAAACGCTAA